The Anopheles coluzzii chromosome 2, AcolN3, whole genome shotgun sequence genome window below encodes:
- the LOC120952840 gene encoding peptidoglycan-recognition protein LB codes for MDFVKDFCYYFGVIAFTLFYVAVDSKACDPVPYVTRDFWSALPPKQIEHFAGPIPYVIIHHSYRPAACYNGLQCIAAMQSMQKMHQDVRQWNDIGYSFAVGGDGRVYQGRGFNVIGAHAPRYNNRSVGICLIGDWVADLPPKNMLTAAQNLIEYGVRNGLIAQNYTLLGHRQVRTTECPGDRLFEEIKTWPHFDPMTDIVDQNSV; via the exons ATGGACTTTGTTAAAGACTTTTGTTACTACTTCGGCGTCATAGCATTTACCCTATTTTACGTTGCGGTTGATAGTAAAGCATGtg ACCCGGTGCCCTACGTGACGCGAGACTTTTGGAGTGCTCTGCCACCGAAACAGATCGAACACTTCGCCGGTCCCATCCCGTACGTCATCATACATCATTCGTACCGGCCGGCGGCATGCTACAACGGGCTGCAGTGCATCGCGGCAATGCAATCGATGCAGAAGATGCACCAGGACGTGCGTCAGTGGAACGACATCGGGTACAGCTTTGCGGTCGGTGGCGACGGGCGCGTGTACCAGGGCCGGGGATTCAATGTGATTGGGGCTCATGCGCCCCGATACAACAACCGCAGCGTTGGGATCTGTCTGATCGGTGATTGGGTTG CGGATTTGCCACCGAAGAACATGCTCACGGCCGCCCAAAACCTCATCGAGTATGGTGTCCGGAATGGGCTGATTGCACAGAACTACACCTTGCTGGGGCATCGGCAGGTACGCACGACGGAATGTCCGGGTGATCGGCTGTTCGAGGAGATCAAAACCTGGCCCCATTTCGATCCGATGACGGACATTGTCGATCAGAACAGTGTTTGA
- the LOC120952832 gene encoding DNA ligase 1 isoform X1, producing MPVNSRPPWLKDRLETVNKSVPPAWARKASVTPATDTKESSPSSKASATESSSAKASSPAAATTAVKKPAASSTVPAKENGDTAAAKPTTTAKLQSKEIKVPVVVAQKKPVNPPLTKPAEPATGLKNTTPVMTVHREVAKPKPKPLAKEPKPESDDDEEEDEEEEEVEEEEEEEEEEEGSTEYETETESEEEPAPPVKPAPKKPEPTSTLLKRPDDASSQPPPKLPVQLRKVTPTRSPDKSDSESKPSSKSVSEKSSSPEPKPFIRPPLKKVVRPQQDPPPKERSVSPEPAKNFRVQLRKVPSNLKAPRVKEKLPEVQLKKVEKPLLEDIPKKEEAYPHKPSMLKSESSKRIPPPPPMPKSNIPPPPPPPPSLKPPPDFEKKEISDKQKEMLDKLKRRPRRRPDWSDMMKEVEQGRKLRHVQCNDRSHPIINSKSITKVKDQFIFETEKATAHNQLLKQIQGGVQLKPTKCNDRSKPILGGLRKFRRQMTLEEQLAKSESRANLEAPPAEEEELDELDDIDKVRDDLQSTKQMLAHELRNNEALERENKRLQARVQNLEAELSRERWNPLSGEERTTVTGPQSDLIQSLKDEALEAQKQSQQLEEKYQTVAKELATAYKQTEEQKRKIAELERKLQCLTDDDFYLNEHQGITDDRRATESAQKESSPELQPEEEEEEEEEEDEEKKAEKLAKRLNREVNMLQARLTRLKEKQEEKHAERQALKYAMKTNQYALKAEKKKYKKLQKEVEKMAAMMKLEDDDDENAEAKEPPPEEPEDEQEEDEEEEESESEESESESENESENEAEDAPDDKKKINLEPRVKRHEARLASLKKGNYLLQANVDRIKDEISKVREECCTLQTDLDNVIADLG from the exons ATGCCGGTAAACAGCCGTCCCCCGTGGCTGAAGGATCGTCTCGAGACGGTAAACAAATCCGTACCGCCGGCCTGGGCTCGCAAAGCCAGCGTCACGCCCGCCACTGACACAAAGGAATCGTCGCCCTCGTCCAAAGCGAGCGCCACGGAAAGCTCGTCGGCGAAAGCTTCGTCACCAGCGGCCGCCACCACGGCCGTCAAGAAGCCGGCTGCCAGCAGTACCGTGCCGGCCAAAGAAAATGGTGACACGGCGGCGGCAAAGCCCACAACGACGGCCAAGCTGCAGTCGAAAGAAATTAAGGTGCCTGTGGTAGTGGCACAGAAAAAGCCCGTCAATCCTCCGCTCACCAAACCGGCCGAACCGGCCACAGGGCTCAAAAACACGACACCCGTCATGACGGTACACCGGGAGGTTGCAAAGCCGAAGCCCAAACCCTTGGCCAAGGAACCAAAACCCGAgtccgacgacgacgaggaggaggatgaagaggaagaggaggtagaggaagaggaggaggaagaggaggaggaagagggaAGCACGGAGTACGAAACGGAAACGGAGTCCGAGGAAGAGCCGGCGCCACCGGTGAAGCCGGCACCGAAGAAGCCCGAACCGACGAGCACACTACTGAAGCGCCCAGATGACGCATCATCGCAGCCACCGCCGAAGCTGCCGGTGCAGCTGCGCAAAGTGACGCCAACGAGGAGCCCCGACAAGTCGGACAGCGAAAGCAAACCCTCCTCGAAGTCGGTGTCCGAGAAGTCGTCCTCGCCGGAGCCGAAACCATTTATCAGACCGCCGCTGAAGAAGGTGGTGCGGCCGCAGCAAGATCCACCGCCCAAGGAGCGATCGGTATCGCCCGAGCCGGCCAAAAACTTCCGCGTGCAGCTGCGCAAAGTGCCCTCCAATCTGAAGGCGCCGCGCGTCAAGGAGAAGCTGCCCGAGGTGCAGCTGAAAAAGGTGGAGAAGCCGCTGCTGGAGGACATACCGAAGAAGGAGGAAGCCTATCCGCACAAACCGTCGATGCTGAAATCGGAAAGCAGTAAAAGAA ttccgccaccaccaccgatgcCAAAGTCGAACATACCGCCACCGCCTCCACCGCCGCCGAGCTTGAAGCCTCCGCCGGACTttgaaaagaaggaaatatCCGACAAACAGAAGGAGATGCTAGACAAGCTAAA ACGTCGTCCGCGTCGACGTCCGGACTGGTCGGACATGATGAAGGAGGTTGAGCAGGGCAGAAAACTGAGACACGTTCAGTGTAATGACAG ATCGCATCCGATCATAAACTCCAAATCGATCACCAAGGTCAAGGATCAGTTCATCTTCGAGACGGAAAAGGCTACGGCACACAATCAGCTGCTGAAGCAAATCCAGGGCGGTGTGCAGCTCAAGCCGACCAAGTGTAACGATCGCAGCAAACCGATCCTCGGCGGCCTGCGCAAGTTCCGCCGCCAGATGACGCTCGAGGAGCAGCTGGCCAAGTCGGAGTCGCGCGCCAACCTCGAGGCGCCCCCGGCCGAGGAAGAGGAGCTGGACGAGCTGGACGACATCGACAAGGTGCGGGACGATCTGCAGAGCACCAAGCAGATGCTTGCGCACGAGCTGCGCAACAACGAGGCGCTGGAGCGCGAAAACAAACGGCTCCAGGCCCGGGTACAGAACCTCGAGGCCGAGCTGTCCCGCGAGCGATGGAACCCGCTGAGCGGCGAGGAACGGACCACCGTTACCGGTCCCCAGTCCGATCTAATACAGTCGCTCAAGGACGAAGCACTGGAGGCGCAGAAGCAGTCGCAGCAGCTGGAGGAAAAATATCAAACCGTGGCCAAGGAGCTGGCCACGGCCTACAAGCAGACGGAGGAGCAGAAGCGAAAGATCGCCGAACTTGAGCGCAAACTCCAG TGCTTAACGGACGATGACTTCTACTTGAACGAGCATCAG GGCATTACGGACGATCGCAGAGCGACGGAGTCGGCCCAGAAGGAAAGCTCACCGGAGCTGCAGcccgaggaggaggaagaggaggaggaagaggaggacgaggaAAAGAAGGCTGAAAAGCTGGCCAAGCGGTTGAACCGCGAGGTCAACATGCTGCAGGCCCGGCTCACGAGATTGAAGGAGAAGCAGGAGGAAAAGCATGCCGAACGGCAGGCGTTAAAGTATGCCATGAAAACCAACCAGTATGCCCTCAA GGCtgagaagaagaagtataaAAAGCTTCAGAAGGAGGTGGAAAAAATGGCCGCCATGATGAAGCTGgaggatgacgatgatgaaaaTGCCGAAGCCAAGGAACCACCGCCGGAGGAACCGGAAGACGAGCAGGAAGAGgatgaagaggaggaggaaagtGAATCGgaggaatcggaatcggagaGCGAAAATGAGAGTGAAAATGAAGCAGAG GATGCTCCGGATGATAAGAAGAAGATCAACCTTGAACCACGAGTCAAACGGCACGAGGCTCGGCTGGCCTCGCTGAAGAAGGGCAACTACTTGCTGCAGGCCAACGTCGATCGTATTAAGGACGAGATTAGCAAGGTGCGCGAGGAGTGCTGCACGCTGCAGACGGACCTGGACAACGTCATAGCGGACTTGGGCTGA
- the LOC120952832 gene encoding glutamic acid-rich protein isoform X2 produces the protein MPVNSRPPWLKDRLETVNKSVPPAWARKASVTPATDTKESSPSSKASATESSSAKASSPAAATTAVKKPAASSTVPAKENGDTAAAKPTTTAKLQSKEIKVPVVVAQKKPVNPPLTKPAEPATGLKNTTPVMTVHREVAKPKPKPLAKEPKPESDDDEEEDEEEEEVEEEEEEEEEEEGSTEYETETESEEEPAPPVKPAPKKPEPTSTLLKRPDDASSQPPPKLPVQLRKVTPTRSPDKSDSESKPSSKSVSEKSSSPEPKPFIRPPLKKVVRPQQDPPPKERSVSPEPAKNFRVQLRKVPSNLKAPRVKEKLPEVQLKKVEKPLLEDIPKKEEAYPHKPSMLKSESSKRIPPPPPMPKSNIPPPPPPPPSLKPPPDFEKKEISDKQKEMLDKLKRRPRRRPDWSDMMKEVEQGRKLRHVQCNDRSHPIINSKSITKVKDQFIFETEKATAHNQLLKQIQGGVQLKPTKCNDRSKPILGGLRKFRRQMTLEEQLAKSESRANLEAPPAEEEELDELDDIDKVRDDLQSTKQMLAHELRNNEALERENKRLQARVQNLEAELSRERWNPLSGEERTTVTGPQSDLIQSLKDEALEAQKQSQQLEEKYQTVAKELATAYKQTEEQKRKIAELERKLQGITDDRRATESAQKESSPELQPEEEEEEEEEEDEEKKAEKLAKRLNREVNMLQARLTRLKEKQEEKHAERQALKYAMKTNQYALKAEKKKYKKLQKEVEKMAAMMKLEDDDDENAEAKEPPPEEPEDEQEEDEEEEESESEESESESENESENEAEDAPDDKKKINLEPRVKRHEARLASLKKGNYLLQANVDRIKDEISKVREECCTLQTDLDNVIADLG, from the exons ATGCCGGTAAACAGCCGTCCCCCGTGGCTGAAGGATCGTCTCGAGACGGTAAACAAATCCGTACCGCCGGCCTGGGCTCGCAAAGCCAGCGTCACGCCCGCCACTGACACAAAGGAATCGTCGCCCTCGTCCAAAGCGAGCGCCACGGAAAGCTCGTCGGCGAAAGCTTCGTCACCAGCGGCCGCCACCACGGCCGTCAAGAAGCCGGCTGCCAGCAGTACCGTGCCGGCCAAAGAAAATGGTGACACGGCGGCGGCAAAGCCCACAACGACGGCCAAGCTGCAGTCGAAAGAAATTAAGGTGCCTGTGGTAGTGGCACAGAAAAAGCCCGTCAATCCTCCGCTCACCAAACCGGCCGAACCGGCCACAGGGCTCAAAAACACGACACCCGTCATGACGGTACACCGGGAGGTTGCAAAGCCGAAGCCCAAACCCTTGGCCAAGGAACCAAAACCCGAgtccgacgacgacgaggaggaggatgaagaggaagaggaggtagaggaagaggaggaggaagaggaggaggaagagggaAGCACGGAGTACGAAACGGAAACGGAGTCCGAGGAAGAGCCGGCGCCACCGGTGAAGCCGGCACCGAAGAAGCCCGAACCGACGAGCACACTACTGAAGCGCCCAGATGACGCATCATCGCAGCCACCGCCGAAGCTGCCGGTGCAGCTGCGCAAAGTGACGCCAACGAGGAGCCCCGACAAGTCGGACAGCGAAAGCAAACCCTCCTCGAAGTCGGTGTCCGAGAAGTCGTCCTCGCCGGAGCCGAAACCATTTATCAGACCGCCGCTGAAGAAGGTGGTGCGGCCGCAGCAAGATCCACCGCCCAAGGAGCGATCGGTATCGCCCGAGCCGGCCAAAAACTTCCGCGTGCAGCTGCGCAAAGTGCCCTCCAATCTGAAGGCGCCGCGCGTCAAGGAGAAGCTGCCCGAGGTGCAGCTGAAAAAGGTGGAGAAGCCGCTGCTGGAGGACATACCGAAGAAGGAGGAAGCCTATCCGCACAAACCGTCGATGCTGAAATCGGAAAGCAGTAAAAGAA ttccgccaccaccaccgatgcCAAAGTCGAACATACCGCCACCGCCTCCACCGCCGCCGAGCTTGAAGCCTCCGCCGGACTttgaaaagaaggaaatatCCGACAAACAGAAGGAGATGCTAGACAAGCTAAA ACGTCGTCCGCGTCGACGTCCGGACTGGTCGGACATGATGAAGGAGGTTGAGCAGGGCAGAAAACTGAGACACGTTCAGTGTAATGACAG ATCGCATCCGATCATAAACTCCAAATCGATCACCAAGGTCAAGGATCAGTTCATCTTCGAGACGGAAAAGGCTACGGCACACAATCAGCTGCTGAAGCAAATCCAGGGCGGTGTGCAGCTCAAGCCGACCAAGTGTAACGATCGCAGCAAACCGATCCTCGGCGGCCTGCGCAAGTTCCGCCGCCAGATGACGCTCGAGGAGCAGCTGGCCAAGTCGGAGTCGCGCGCCAACCTCGAGGCGCCCCCGGCCGAGGAAGAGGAGCTGGACGAGCTGGACGACATCGACAAGGTGCGGGACGATCTGCAGAGCACCAAGCAGATGCTTGCGCACGAGCTGCGCAACAACGAGGCGCTGGAGCGCGAAAACAAACGGCTCCAGGCCCGGGTACAGAACCTCGAGGCCGAGCTGTCCCGCGAGCGATGGAACCCGCTGAGCGGCGAGGAACGGACCACCGTTACCGGTCCCCAGTCCGATCTAATACAGTCGCTCAAGGACGAAGCACTGGAGGCGCAGAAGCAGTCGCAGCAGCTGGAGGAAAAATATCAAACCGTGGCCAAGGAGCTGGCCACGGCCTACAAGCAGACGGAGGAGCAGAAGCGAAAGATCGCCGAACTTGAGCGCAAACTCCAG GGCATTACGGACGATCGCAGAGCGACGGAGTCGGCCCAGAAGGAAAGCTCACCGGAGCTGCAGcccgaggaggaggaagaggaggaggaagaggaggacgaggaAAAGAAGGCTGAAAAGCTGGCCAAGCGGTTGAACCGCGAGGTCAACATGCTGCAGGCCCGGCTCACGAGATTGAAGGAGAAGCAGGAGGAAAAGCATGCCGAACGGCAGGCGTTAAAGTATGCCATGAAAACCAACCAGTATGCCCTCAA GGCtgagaagaagaagtataaAAAGCTTCAGAAGGAGGTGGAAAAAATGGCCGCCATGATGAAGCTGgaggatgacgatgatgaaaaTGCCGAAGCCAAGGAACCACCGCCGGAGGAACCGGAAGACGAGCAGGAAGAGgatgaagaggaggaggaaagtGAATCGgaggaatcggaatcggagaGCGAAAATGAGAGTGAAAATGAAGCAGAG GATGCTCCGGATGATAAGAAGAAGATCAACCTTGAACCACGAGTCAAACGGCACGAGGCTCGGCTGGCCTCGCTGAAGAAGGGCAACTACTTGCTGCAGGCCAACGTCGATCGTATTAAGGACGAGATTAGCAAGGTGCGCGAGGAGTGCTGCACGCTGCAGACGGACCTGGACAACGTCATAGCGGACTTGGGCTGA
- the LOC120952832 gene encoding neurofilament medium polypeptide isoform X3, which yields MPVNSRPPWLKDRLETVNKSVPPAWARKASVTPATDTKESSPSSKASATESSSAKASSPAAATTAVKKPAASSTVPAKENGDTAAAKPTTTAKLQSKEIKVPVVVAQKKPVNPPLTKPAEPATGLKNTTPVMTVHREVAKPKPKPLAKEPKPESDDDEEEDEEEEEVEEEEEEEEEEEGSTEYETETESEEEPAPPVKPAPKKPEPTSTLLKRPDDASSQPPPKLPVQLRKVTPTRSPDKSDSESKPSSKSVSEKSSSPEPKPFIRPPLKKVVRPQQDPPPKERSVSPEPAKNFRVQLRKVPSNLKAPRVKEKLPEVQLKKVEKPLLEDIPKKEEAYPHKPSMLKSESSKRIPPPPPMPKSNIPPPPPPPPSLKPPPDFEKKEISDKQKEMLDKLKSHPIINSKSITKVKDQFIFETEKATAHNQLLKQIQGGVQLKPTKCNDRSKPILGGLRKFRRQMTLEEQLAKSESRANLEAPPAEEEELDELDDIDKVRDDLQSTKQMLAHELRNNEALERENKRLQARVQNLEAELSRERWNPLSGEERTTVTGPQSDLIQSLKDEALEAQKQSQQLEEKYQTVAKELATAYKQTEEQKRKIAELERKLQCLTDDDFYLNEHQGITDDRRATESAQKESSPELQPEEEEEEEEEEDEEKKAEKLAKRLNREVNMLQARLTRLKEKQEEKHAERQALKYAMKTNQYALKAEKKKYKKLQKEVEKMAAMMKLEDDDDENAEAKEPPPEEPEDEQEEDEEEEESESEESESESENESENEAEDAPDDKKKINLEPRVKRHEARLASLKKGNYLLQANVDRIKDEISKVREECCTLQTDLDNVIADLG from the exons ATGCCGGTAAACAGCCGTCCCCCGTGGCTGAAGGATCGTCTCGAGACGGTAAACAAATCCGTACCGCCGGCCTGGGCTCGCAAAGCCAGCGTCACGCCCGCCACTGACACAAAGGAATCGTCGCCCTCGTCCAAAGCGAGCGCCACGGAAAGCTCGTCGGCGAAAGCTTCGTCACCAGCGGCCGCCACCACGGCCGTCAAGAAGCCGGCTGCCAGCAGTACCGTGCCGGCCAAAGAAAATGGTGACACGGCGGCGGCAAAGCCCACAACGACGGCCAAGCTGCAGTCGAAAGAAATTAAGGTGCCTGTGGTAGTGGCACAGAAAAAGCCCGTCAATCCTCCGCTCACCAAACCGGCCGAACCGGCCACAGGGCTCAAAAACACGACACCCGTCATGACGGTACACCGGGAGGTTGCAAAGCCGAAGCCCAAACCCTTGGCCAAGGAACCAAAACCCGAgtccgacgacgacgaggaggaggatgaagaggaagaggaggtagaggaagaggaggaggaagaggaggaggaagagggaAGCACGGAGTACGAAACGGAAACGGAGTCCGAGGAAGAGCCGGCGCCACCGGTGAAGCCGGCACCGAAGAAGCCCGAACCGACGAGCACACTACTGAAGCGCCCAGATGACGCATCATCGCAGCCACCGCCGAAGCTGCCGGTGCAGCTGCGCAAAGTGACGCCAACGAGGAGCCCCGACAAGTCGGACAGCGAAAGCAAACCCTCCTCGAAGTCGGTGTCCGAGAAGTCGTCCTCGCCGGAGCCGAAACCATTTATCAGACCGCCGCTGAAGAAGGTGGTGCGGCCGCAGCAAGATCCACCGCCCAAGGAGCGATCGGTATCGCCCGAGCCGGCCAAAAACTTCCGCGTGCAGCTGCGCAAAGTGCCCTCCAATCTGAAGGCGCCGCGCGTCAAGGAGAAGCTGCCCGAGGTGCAGCTGAAAAAGGTGGAGAAGCCGCTGCTGGAGGACATACCGAAGAAGGAGGAAGCCTATCCGCACAAACCGTCGATGCTGAAATCGGAAAGCAGTAAAAGAA ttccgccaccaccaccgatgcCAAAGTCGAACATACCGCCACCGCCTCCACCGCCGCCGAGCTTGAAGCCTCCGCCGGACTttgaaaagaaggaaatatCCGACAAACAGAAGGAGATGCTAGACAAGCTAAA ATCGCATCCGATCATAAACTCCAAATCGATCACCAAGGTCAAGGATCAGTTCATCTTCGAGACGGAAAAGGCTACGGCACACAATCAGCTGCTGAAGCAAATCCAGGGCGGTGTGCAGCTCAAGCCGACCAAGTGTAACGATCGCAGCAAACCGATCCTCGGCGGCCTGCGCAAGTTCCGCCGCCAGATGACGCTCGAGGAGCAGCTGGCCAAGTCGGAGTCGCGCGCCAACCTCGAGGCGCCCCCGGCCGAGGAAGAGGAGCTGGACGAGCTGGACGACATCGACAAGGTGCGGGACGATCTGCAGAGCACCAAGCAGATGCTTGCGCACGAGCTGCGCAACAACGAGGCGCTGGAGCGCGAAAACAAACGGCTCCAGGCCCGGGTACAGAACCTCGAGGCCGAGCTGTCCCGCGAGCGATGGAACCCGCTGAGCGGCGAGGAACGGACCACCGTTACCGGTCCCCAGTCCGATCTAATACAGTCGCTCAAGGACGAAGCACTGGAGGCGCAGAAGCAGTCGCAGCAGCTGGAGGAAAAATATCAAACCGTGGCCAAGGAGCTGGCCACGGCCTACAAGCAGACGGAGGAGCAGAAGCGAAAGATCGCCGAACTTGAGCGCAAACTCCAG TGCTTAACGGACGATGACTTCTACTTGAACGAGCATCAG GGCATTACGGACGATCGCAGAGCGACGGAGTCGGCCCAGAAGGAAAGCTCACCGGAGCTGCAGcccgaggaggaggaagaggaggaggaagaggaggacgaggaAAAGAAGGCTGAAAAGCTGGCCAAGCGGTTGAACCGCGAGGTCAACATGCTGCAGGCCCGGCTCACGAGATTGAAGGAGAAGCAGGAGGAAAAGCATGCCGAACGGCAGGCGTTAAAGTATGCCATGAAAACCAACCAGTATGCCCTCAA GGCtgagaagaagaagtataaAAAGCTTCAGAAGGAGGTGGAAAAAATGGCCGCCATGATGAAGCTGgaggatgacgatgatgaaaaTGCCGAAGCCAAGGAACCACCGCCGGAGGAACCGGAAGACGAGCAGGAAGAGgatgaagaggaggaggaaagtGAATCGgaggaatcggaatcggagaGCGAAAATGAGAGTGAAAATGAAGCAGAG GATGCTCCGGATGATAAGAAGAAGATCAACCTTGAACCACGAGTCAAACGGCACGAGGCTCGGCTGGCCTCGCTGAAGAAGGGCAACTACTTGCTGCAGGCCAACGTCGATCGTATTAAGGACGAGATTAGCAAGGTGCGCGAGGAGTGCTGCACGCTGCAGACGGACCTGGACAACGTCATAGCGGACTTGGGCTGA
- the LOC120952837 gene encoding solute carrier family 35 member G1, with amino-acid sequence MPEHLELQQLVDGVLQGTTGHRSLSWLQCSCPYLGIILATVSSFFFSLCSVIVKGLVDVNPIELATFRFIGVLLPSIPIAIYREETFFPEGKRIILMLRCFVGTTGLMLSFYAFRHMPLADASVIIFSTPVFVAIFARLFLREACGMFNVITIILTLIGVVLITKPPFLFGDNLVSIVDEQIMENSYDIWGPVAALSSTLFGANAYVLLRALKGLHFSVIMSNFGAFALLYTLLVCYYIGALCWPLCGTDRFLVIALALFSFGGQILLTLALQYEQAGPVAIARSADIVFAFIWQIMFFKETPSLYSVLGALLVVSSVVLSGLRKWALALPRDSETRKKLHFLYLE; translated from the exons ATGCCCGAACATCTTGAACTGCAGCAGCTGGTGGACGGGGTGTTACAGGGCACCACAGGCCACCGGTCACTGTCCTGGCTGCAATGCTCCTGCCCCTATCTGGGCATCATCCTTGCTACGGTTTCGTCATTTTTCTTCTCACTCTGCTCCGTCATTGTGAAAGGACTTGTTGATGTAAACCCCATCGAGCTGGCCACCTTCAG ATTCATTGGCGTGTTGCTACCCTCGATACCAATCGCAATCTATCGGGAGGAAACCTTCTTCCCGGAGGGAAAGCGAATCATACTCATGCTGCGGTGTTTCGTCGGAACCACAGGACTCATGCTTAGCTTTTACGCTTTTCGCCACATGCCGCTTGCGGACGCGTCCGTGATTATTTTCTCGACGCCCGTGTTTGTGGCCATTTTTGCACGGCTTTTCCTGCGCGAGGCTTGCGGTATGTTCAATGTTATCACCATTATCCTTACGCTGATCGGCGTGGTGCTCATCACCAAGCCACCGTTTCTTTTCGGGGACAATCTGGTATCGATAGTGGACGAACAGATCATGGAAAACAGCTACGACATTTGGGGCCCGGTGGCGGCCCTTTCGTCGACCTTGTTCGGTGCGAACGCGTACGTACTGCTGCGCGCCCTGAAGGGGTTGCACTTCTCCGTCATCATGTCCAACTTTGGCGCCTTTGCCTTGCTGTACACGCTTTTGGTGTGCTACTACATTGGAGCGCTCTGTTGGCCACTGTGCGGTACGGATCGGTTTCTCGTCATAGCGTTGGCGCTGTTTAGCTTCGGCGGCCAGATACTGCTTACGCTTGCGCTGCAATACGAACAGGCCGGTCCTGTAGCGATTGCCCGTTCGGCCGACATCGTGTTTGCCTTCATCTGGCAGATTATGTTTTTCAAGGAAACTCCTAGCCTTTACTCGGTGCTCGGGGCGCTGCTAGTGGTCAGCTCGGTCGTTTTATCCGGCCTGCGTAAATGGGCCCTCGCACTGCCCAGGGACTCGGAAACGAGGAAAAAGTTACATTTCCTCTACCTGGAATAG